In one Arenibacter antarcticus genomic region, the following are encoded:
- a CDS encoding OsmC family protein, translating into MTNHITTKWLGNMAFESNNPSGNTLIIDIAPEDGGEGQGYRPKALMLSSLAGCSGLDVASLIKKMKLEVEEFTIETIADLTEEHPKSYNKVTIEYHFKGANLAEKKLQRAVDLSIDKYCGVMEMFRQFATLEIKTIFKK; encoded by the coding sequence ATGACAAATCATATTACTACTAAATGGCTGGGTAACATGGCCTTTGAAAGCAATAACCCTTCTGGCAACACCTTAATTATTGATATCGCTCCCGAAGATGGTGGAGAAGGACAAGGTTATCGTCCCAAAGCTTTGATGTTGAGTAGTTTGGCTGGGTGTTCTGGTCTTGATGTGGCCTCCCTGATAAAAAAAATGAAATTGGAAGTGGAGGAGTTTACCATAGAGACTATTGCTGATCTTACCGAAGAACATCCAAAATCTTATAATAAGGTGACCATAGAATATCATTTTAAGGGCGCTAACTTGGCCGAAAAGAAATTGCAACGCGCTGTGGATCTTTCCATTGATAAATATTGTGGGGTGATGGAGATGTTCAGACAATTTGCAACATTGGAGATAAAGACAATATTTAAGAAATAG
- a CDS encoding peptide-N-glycosidase F-related protein, with product MIKRYIYSLSLLFGVFHGLVAQQTQNLISHDKETIVTDPSKGENSYKREVVFPKKEKEIRRIMLNLRFQCPDGMRCADWDYVDHIKVIPKNDSISYEIARMLTPYGGRFQEGWGFNWKVDVTDFSPILRDSVIVDYIHTGYEDNKTRGWKVTVDFEITYGRPVVEALALHKIYDGNYSYGDTSDPIENHLVPVNLIANAQSKFGKVKVLQTGHGMDANGCGEFCDKYREILLNGQLIHSQQLWMKCGDNPLYPQAGTWIFDRANWCPGYLLQPDEVTFKLNSNQAYTIDLNMEPYETEKPSAKELLVAYVLEYGIINSANDVTLEDIITPSNEEIYSRKNQSGALAVIRIKNNGRDNLKSVMIDYNLEGNKTKKFKWEGDLPFGETALLTLPEEIYTEKKSAIFYVELKRPNGKRDGFNEDNAKQSVYTRPHVLPQTSVIYFKTNNKPGQNQYQVTDSFGKIMFKRDSLDLQPNTIYRDTLELPKGNYTFSVEDTGGDGLEFWYKAKAGRGDVRLLDSIGQAIKHFNSDFGSHIIYNFRVIPSAPYHLDNSPSVTMFPARTDGPVTLDYFSNEPKQVEVIITQQEDESKILETHTYSNLDRGTFTYDLSYLPKMRYYLKVMVDGKEIFKNRIRLKE from the coding sequence ATGATTAAAAGATATATCTATTCTTTGAGCCTGCTTTTCGGTGTTTTTCACGGCTTGGTTGCACAACAGACACAAAATTTAATATCACACGATAAAGAAACTATTGTTACTGACCCCTCCAAAGGTGAAAATAGCTATAAAAGAGAGGTGGTATTTCCTAAGAAAGAGAAAGAAATCAGGCGGATTATGCTCAATTTGCGATTTCAGTGCCCCGATGGAATGCGATGTGCAGACTGGGATTATGTAGATCATATAAAGGTAATCCCAAAGAACGATTCTATCAGTTATGAAATTGCTAGGATGCTGACTCCTTATGGAGGTCGGTTTCAGGAAGGTTGGGGTTTTAACTGGAAAGTTGATGTGACCGACTTTAGTCCAATTTTAAGGGATAGCGTGATAGTAGATTATATCCATACGGGTTATGAGGATAATAAGACAAGAGGTTGGAAAGTAACAGTAGATTTTGAGATTACCTATGGCAGGCCCGTTGTGGAAGCTTTGGCACTTCATAAGATTTATGATGGCAATTATAGTTATGGTGATACATCCGATCCCATTGAGAATCATTTGGTGCCAGTAAACCTTATAGCAAATGCCCAATCCAAATTTGGAAAGGTGAAGGTTTTGCAGACCGGCCATGGCATGGATGCCAATGGTTGTGGTGAATTTTGTGATAAGTACCGAGAGATTCTACTTAACGGACAGCTAATCCATTCCCAGCAATTATGGATGAAATGTGGGGATAATCCCTTATATCCCCAAGCGGGTACCTGGATCTTTGATCGGGCAAATTGGTGTCCGGGATACTTGCTACAGCCCGATGAGGTGACCTTTAAACTTAATTCCAATCAAGCCTATACCATAGACCTGAATATGGAACCCTATGAAACGGAAAAACCAAGCGCCAAAGAGCTTTTGGTAGCCTATGTGTTGGAATATGGAATAATAAACTCCGCCAACGACGTAACCTTGGAAGACATAATTACACCTTCCAATGAAGAAATTTACAGTCGCAAAAATCAGAGTGGAGCCCTAGCCGTTATTAGAATAAAAAATAACGGACGCGACAACTTAAAATCCGTGATGATAGATTATAATCTTGAAGGGAATAAAACCAAAAAGTTTAAGTGGGAGGGCGACCTTCCCTTTGGAGAAACGGCTTTATTAACCCTGCCCGAAGAAATCTATACCGAGAAGAAGTCTGCTATATTTTATGTGGAATTAAAAAGGCCCAATGGTAAAAGAGATGGTTTTAACGAGGACAATGCAAAACAATCTGTCTACACTAGACCACATGTTTTGCCCCAAACTAGCGTTATCTACTTTAAGACCAACAATAAACCTGGGCAGAATCAATACCAGGTAACGGATAGTTTTGGAAAAATTATGTTTAAAAGGGATAGCCTAGATCTTCAGCCCAATACTATATATAGGGATACCTTAGAGTTGCCAAAGGGGAACTACACTTTTAGTGTGGAAGATACCGGCGGAGATGGACTGGAATTTTGGTACAAGGCTAAAGCTGGTCGTGGAGATGTTAGGTTGTTAGACAGCATTGGGCAAGCTATTAAGCACTTTAACTCTGATTTTGGAAGCCATATTATTTATAACTTTAGGGTAATACCTAGCGCCCCTTACCATTTGGACAATTCACCATCAGTAACTATGTTCCCCGCCAGAACAGATGGGCCTGTTACTTTGGATTATTTTTCGAACGAACCAAAACAGGTAGAAGTGATCATTACCCAGCAAGAGGATGAATCCAAGATTTTGGAAACACATACTTACAGTAATTTGGACAGAGGTACTTTTACCTATGACCTTTCTTACCTACCAAAAATGAGGTACTACCTAAAAGTGATGGTAGACGGCAAGGAAATATTTAAAAATAGGATTAGGCTAAAAGAGTAG
- a CDS encoding PHP domain-containing protein, whose translation MKNILSSLIIAMLLFSMGCKETKTEKIKEKEWYKGNLHTHSFWSDGDEFPEIILDWYKSNNYHFIALSDHNTISMEEKWIQVRSDTLYQNSFKNYLDTYGEEWVEHKQDSKKIMVKLKTYTEYSNHFEKAGEFLVIHSEEITDRYEDKHIHMNATNIQEQIEPQGGNSVAETMQNNLDQVLKQRKETGIPIMPHINHPNFFYSITLEDMISLKGEQFFEVYNGHPMVHNMGDSTHISMEKMWDLINIAYIKSGKPLMYGLATDDSHNYHKMGHKWSNAGRGWVMVQADTLSAPSLIRAMEKGDFYATTGVTLATLDYQPEHISIAVDTEVGVSYTISFIGCFKGETETRELMSVSASEARYDLSKDLLFVRAKITSDKPQKNPIENMKFQVAWTQPLLMGH comes from the coding sequence ATGAAAAACATCTTATCATCTTTAATAATAGCCATGCTGCTTTTTTCGATGGGCTGTAAAGAAACAAAGACAGAAAAAATTAAGGAGAAAGAATGGTATAAAGGAAATCTCCATACCCATTCCTTTTGGAGCGATGGGGACGAGTTTCCAGAAATCATCCTGGATTGGTACAAATCCAACAATTATCACTTTATAGCCTTATCGGATCACAATACCATTTCCATGGAGGAAAAATGGATCCAAGTCCGCAGCGACACCCTTTATCAAAATAGTTTTAAAAACTACTTGGACACCTATGGAGAGGAATGGGTAGAACACAAACAGGATTCAAAGAAAATCATGGTTAAACTAAAAACCTATACGGAATATAGCAACCATTTTGAGAAAGCGGGTGAATTTCTGGTAATCCATTCCGAAGAAATCACCGATCGTTATGAGGATAAGCACATTCATATGAACGCCACCAACATCCAAGAACAAATTGAACCTCAAGGTGGTAATAGCGTTGCTGAAACCATGCAGAACAATCTAGATCAAGTTTTAAAACAGCGGAAGGAAACGGGAATCCCCATCATGCCACATATAAATCACCCGAACTTTTTTTACAGCATTACTCTGGAAGACATGATATCCTTAAAAGGAGAACAGTTCTTTGAAGTCTATAACGGACACCCCATGGTACATAATATGGGCGACTCTACCCATATCTCCATGGAAAAAATGTGGGATCTTATCAATATCGCATATATAAAAAGTGGAAAACCCTTGATGTACGGATTGGCCACGGACGATTCTCACAACTACCATAAAATGGGGCACAAATGGAGCAATGCTGGACGGGGTTGGGTCATGGTCCAGGCTGATACCTTGTCTGCCCCCTCCTTAATTCGGGCTATGGAAAAAGGTGATTTTTATGCCACTACCGGGGTTACCCTAGCTACTCTGGATTATCAGCCAGAGCACATTTCGATAGCGGTAGACACGGAGGTCGGGGTAAGCTATACCATTTCCTTTATAGGCTGTTTTAAGGGAGAAACAGAAACAAGAGAACTCATGTCTGTTAGCGCCTCCGAGGCGCGCTATGACCTCTCCAAAGATCTTCTTTTTGTACGCGCTAAAATTACATCAGACAAACCACAGAAAAATCCAATAGAAAATATGAAATTCCAAGTTGCTTGGACACAGCCCTTGCTTATGGGCCATTAA
- a CDS encoding UDP-2,3-diacylglucosamine diphosphatase: MKSFKVPQGKKIYFSSDHHLGAPTPELSFPREKKFVAWLDEVKGDAAAIFLLGDLFDFWFEYKTVVPKGFTRTLGKLAEITDSGIPIYYFVGNHDLWMNGYFEEELNIPVYHQPQVFTINDKVCLIGHGDGLGPGDLGYKRMKKVFTNPVSKWLYNWLHPDFGVKLAQYLSVKNKMISGDEDVKFLGEENEWLVQYCRRKLEQQHYDYFIFGHRHLPLEISLNENSTYVNLGDWITYFTYGVFQDHKLSLEKYDAQSTKP; encoded by the coding sequence ATGAAGTCGTTTAAAGTCCCCCAGGGTAAAAAAATATATTTTTCCAGTGATCATCACTTGGGAGCCCCTACTCCAGAGTTAAGTTTTCCTAGGGAAAAGAAATTCGTAGCCTGGCTAGATGAGGTTAAGGGAGATGCTGCAGCTATTTTTCTCTTGGGCGATCTGTTCGATTTTTGGTTCGAATATAAAACCGTAGTCCCCAAAGGCTTTACCCGCACCTTGGGCAAGCTAGCAGAAATTACCGATTCCGGAATCCCCATTTATTATTTCGTAGGAAACCACGATCTTTGGATGAACGGTTATTTTGAGGAAGAGCTTAACATTCCGGTATACCACCAACCGCAAGTCTTTACCATAAACGACAAAGTTTGCCTAATTGGGCACGGAGACGGATTAGGACCAGGGGACCTAGGTTATAAACGCATGAAAAAAGTGTTTACCAATCCGGTTTCAAAATGGTTGTACAATTGGCTACATCCCGATTTCGGCGTAAAATTGGCACAATATCTTTCTGTAAAGAACAAGATGATTTCCGGGGATGAGGATGTGAAATTTTTAGGTGAGGAAAATGAATGGCTGGTACAGTATTGCCGACGTAAATTAGAACAGCAACATTACGATTATTTTATATTTGGACACCGTCACCTCCCACTGGAAATTTCGCTAAATGAAAACTCTACTTACGTAAACTTAGGGGATTGGATCACCTATTTTACCTATGGAGTATTTCAAGACCATAAACTCTCCTTGGAAAAATATGACGCCCAATCTACAAAACCCTAG
- a CDS encoding 6-carboxytetrahydropterin synthase, whose amino-acid sequence MSKIRITKQFNFETGHALFGYDGKCRNVHGHSYKLSVTVIGSPITDTEHVKLGMVIDFGDLKKIVKEEIVDKFDHATVFNKNTPHVELAKELTDRGHNVILADYQPTSENMVIDFADKIKTRLPKNIGLYSLKLQETDSSFAEWYAADN is encoded by the coding sequence ATGAGCAAAATACGTATTACCAAACAGTTTAATTTTGAAACGGGACACGCCTTGTTCGGATATGATGGCAAATGTAGAAACGTACACGGACATAGCTATAAACTTTCCGTAACGGTTATTGGCAGTCCTATTACGGATACCGAGCATGTAAAGTTGGGTATGGTCATCGACTTTGGAGATCTGAAAAAAATAGTGAAGGAAGAAATAGTGGACAAATTTGACCACGCTACTGTCTTCAACAAAAATACACCACATGTAGAATTAGCCAAGGAACTGACCGATAGGGGACACAATGTTATTTTAGCCGATTACCAGCCTACTAGTGAGAATATGGTTATTGATTTTGCCGATAAGATAAAAACAAGATTGCCAAAAAATATCGGTCTGTATTCCCTTAAGCTTCAAGAGACCGATTCTTCCTTTGCGGAATGGTACGCTGCCGACAATTAA
- a CDS encoding carboxymuconolactone decarboxylase family protein translates to MPLVNPLDPDHDPETKVLSEFFNETLGFCPNSVLTMQHRPEISKAFINLNKAVMANSGKVDSALKRMIAWVSSNATGCRYCQAHAILAAERYGADPEKLNNIWEYRTHAAFSDAERAALDFSLAASQVPNTMSLKIKKNLYKYWDEGEIVEILGVISLFGFLNRWNDSMSTSMEKDAIESGKRYLEKYGWHKGKHV, encoded by the coding sequence ATGCCGCTCGTTAATCCATTAGATCCCGACCACGACCCCGAAACTAAAGTTTTGTCCGAATTTTTCAACGAAACATTGGGATTCTGTCCCAATTCTGTATTGACGATGCAACATCGGCCAGAAATTTCTAAAGCGTTCATTAATCTGAACAAAGCAGTTATGGCTAATTCAGGAAAGGTAGATTCCGCCTTAAAAAGAATGATCGCCTGGGTCAGTAGCAATGCCACAGGTTGCCGGTATTGCCAAGCACATGCCATACTTGCCGCGGAACGGTATGGGGCCGATCCTGAAAAATTAAATAATATATGGGAATACAGGACACATGCTGCTTTCTCGGATGCGGAGAGGGCAGCACTGGATTTTAGCTTGGCAGCCTCCCAAGTTCCAAATACCATGAGTCTAAAAATTAAAAAAAACCTTTACAAATACTGGGACGAAGGCGAAATTGTAGAAATATTGGGCGTTATTTCCTTATTCGGATTTTTAAATAGGTGGAACGATTCCATGAGTACCTCTATGGAGAAGGATGCTATTGAAAGCGGTAAACGGTATTTAGAAAAATACGGTTGGCATAAAGGAAAGCATGTTTAA
- the recJ gene encoding single-stranded-DNA-specific exonuclease RecJ: protein MRWTIKPKPEEEKIKALATQLGVDGLVAQLLLQRGITTFEEAKDFFRPQLSHLHDPFLMKDMEVAVARIEVAVAKGENILVYGDYDVDGTTSVALVSSYLETYYPNVATYIPDRYTEGYGVSFQGVDFAEDNGFTLIIALDCGVKAIDKVAYAKQKGIDFIICDHHRPGKELPDAIAVLDPKRDDCSYPYDELCGCGVGFKLIQALGSKRGQTIEDLVPYLDLVATAIGADIVPITGENRILAYWGLRVINTNPRTGFKAIIDQINKSELTITDVVFVIAPRINAAGRMEHGQHAVNLLREENLEKAQVFAKEIEVYNTDRRNLDQEIAKEALLQILENKEEEGFTSVVYKETWHKGVIGIVASRLIETYYRPTLVFTKSGDKLAASARSIKGFDVYEALEGCADTIEQFGGHKYAAGLTLLEENYEAFKAKFEEVVSKNIDRKLLSPEIMVDTVIALDDINPKLMRIIKQFAPFGPGNFAPVFMADNLNDAGYAKVVGQDGKHLKCRLSDAARGRNGFSLEAIGFNLGDKLPNVVQKGFSAVFSLDENEWQGNITLQLKLKDIK from the coding sequence ATGCGCTGGACGATTAAACCAAAACCCGAAGAGGAGAAAATTAAGGCATTGGCTACGCAGTTAGGGGTTGATGGTCTGGTGGCACAACTGTTATTGCAACGGGGTATCACTACTTTTGAGGAAGCCAAAGATTTCTTTAGACCACAACTCTCACACTTGCATGATCCTTTTCTAATGAAGGATATGGAAGTGGCCGTGGCGCGTATTGAAGTGGCTGTTGCTAAGGGGGAGAATATTTTGGTCTATGGGGATTACGATGTGGACGGTACCACATCCGTAGCCTTGGTATCTTCCTATTTGGAAACGTATTACCCTAACGTGGCTACCTATATCCCTGATCGTTATACCGAAGGATATGGAGTTTCTTTTCAAGGGGTGGATTTTGCGGAAGACAATGGTTTCACCTTAATTATAGCCTTGGATTGTGGGGTAAAAGCTATAGATAAGGTTGCATATGCCAAGCAAAAAGGCATCGATTTTATTATTTGTGACCACCACCGCCCGGGAAAGGAGCTCCCTGATGCCATAGCAGTCCTAGATCCTAAAAGGGATGATTGCTCTTATCCATACGATGAACTTTGTGGTTGTGGGGTGGGCTTTAAGCTCATTCAGGCCCTAGGGTCTAAGAGAGGGCAAACCATAGAAGATCTTGTACCCTATCTAGATCTTGTAGCTACTGCCATTGGGGCAGACATTGTCCCTATTACTGGAGAAAATCGGATACTTGCCTATTGGGGGCTACGGGTAATAAATACAAACCCCAGAACCGGATTTAAAGCGATCATCGATCAGATAAATAAAAGTGAACTTACTATTACCGATGTGGTATTTGTAATTGCACCACGTATCAATGCCGCAGGACGTATGGAACATGGTCAACATGCTGTAAACTTATTGCGGGAAGAGAATTTGGAGAAGGCACAGGTTTTTGCCAAAGAAATTGAGGTATACAATACAGATAGAAGAAATCTGGATCAGGAAATTGCCAAGGAGGCATTGCTGCAGATACTTGAAAACAAGGAAGAGGAGGGTTTTACCTCTGTTGTTTATAAAGAAACTTGGCATAAGGGTGTCATTGGGATAGTTGCCTCCAGGCTTATAGAGACCTATTATAGACCTACCCTAGTCTTTACTAAAAGTGGAGATAAATTGGCTGCTTCGGCTCGTTCTATCAAAGGTTTTGATGTGTATGAAGCTTTAGAGGGGTGTGCAGATACTATTGAACAATTTGGGGGGCATAAGTATGCAGCGGGACTCACCTTGTTAGAAGAGAATTATGAGGCCTTTAAAGCCAAGTTTGAAGAAGTAGTTTCAAAAAATATCGATAGAAAGCTGTTGTCTCCAGAAATCATGGTTGATACCGTAATAGCCCTAGACGATATAAACCCTAAGTTGATGCGTATTATAAAGCAATTTGCCCCTTTTGGCCCCGGAAACTTTGCTCCGGTATTTATGGCCGATAATCTAAATGATGCTGGTTATGCAAAGGTAGTAGGACAAGATGGCAAACATTTAAAATGCCGATTATCAGATGCAGCTAGAGGTAGAAATGGTTTTAGTTTGGAGGCAATCGGCTTTAATTTGGGAGATAAATTGCCTAATGTAGTTCAAAAGGGCTTTAGTGCTGTCTTCTCTTTGGACGAAAATGAATGGCAAGGAAATATTACCCTTCAATTGAAATTAAAGGATATTAAATAA
- the rsmI gene encoding 16S rRNA (cytidine(1402)-2'-O)-methyltransferase, with protein MGKLYIVPTPIGNLEDITFRAIRVLKEVDLILAEDTRTSGKLLHHYNIGTNMQSHHMHNEHKMVEGIVRRLQAGENIALISDAGTPAISDPGFLLTRACVQNKIEVDCLPGATAFVPALVNSGLPNDKFVFEGFLPVKKGRQTRLTLLAEEPRTIIFYESPHKLVKTLDHLATYFGADRQISVSREISKMYEETIRGTINEVLEHFTTNPPKGEIVIVLAGKK; from the coding sequence ATGGGGAAACTATACATAGTACCTACACCAATAGGTAATCTGGAAGATATTACATTTAGGGCCATACGGGTGCTAAAGGAAGTAGATCTTATTTTGGCGGAAGATACCAGGACCAGCGGTAAATTATTACATCATTATAACATTGGGACCAATATGCAAAGCCACCATATGCACAACGAGCATAAAATGGTGGAAGGAATTGTAAGACGGTTACAGGCAGGTGAGAATATAGCCCTGATTTCCGATGCAGGCACTCCGGCCATCTCCGACCCTGGATTTTTATTGACCCGAGCCTGCGTCCAGAACAAGATAGAAGTGGACTGCTTGCCAGGGGCTACGGCATTTGTGCCAGCATTGGTAAATAGTGGGCTTCCCAATGATAAATTTGTATTTGAAGGTTTTTTGCCCGTAAAAAAAGGGAGACAAACAAGACTTACTCTTTTGGCCGAGGAGCCCAGAACAATTATTTTTTATGAATCGCCACATAAACTCGTAAAAACCTTAGACCACTTGGCAACTTATTTTGGAGCGGATAGGCAAATTTCAGTATCTAGGGAGATTTCCAAGATGTACGAGGAAACCATAAGAGGTACAATAAACGAAGTTTTAGAGCACTTCACTACAAACCCACCTAAAGGAGAAATTGTAATTGTTTTGGCTGGCAAAAAATAA